A window of the Acidobacteriota bacterium genome harbors these coding sequences:
- a CDS encoding type II toxin-antitoxin system RelE/ParE family toxin: MKRYLLTETAEGELEEILFFIAERDGRGRAERVLVRLLDAFDHLTSSPGIGHRKRRLTGGTLRWWPVYRFLILYDPEAEPLTVMRILHSSRDLDQIFSGEP, from the coding sequence ATGAAGCGCTATCTCCTCACAGAAACGGCTGAGGGCGAGCTGGAGGAGATCCTATTCTTCATCGCTGAGCGGGACGGCCGAGGCCGTGCCGAACGTGTCCTTGTGCGCCTTCTCGATGCATTTGATCACCTGACATCTTCCCCTGGCATCGGCCATCGCAAGCGGCGACTCACCGGCGGCACCTTGCGATGGTGGCCGGTCTATCGCTTCCTGATCCTCTACGACCCAGAGGCCGAGCCGCTGACCGTGATGCGGATCCTTCACTCGTCCCGCGACCTGGACCAAATCTTCAGCGGCGAGCCCTGA
- a CDS encoding type II toxin-antitoxin system ParD family antitoxin, with amino-acid sequence MNVSLPEAQEQFVRTQVTTGRYRTASEVVRDGLRMLQEAEHRRLVEKWIYEDLSDEELALLPDELKQRTRDYFQGLVDEAIEDVKAGRVVDGPRALARMREELRARPE; translated from the coding sequence ATGAACGTGTCGCTGCCCGAAGCGCAGGAGCAGTTCGTGCGGACGCAGGTCACTACGGGCCGGTATCGGACCGCGAGCGAGGTCGTGCGCGATGGGCTTCGCATGCTGCAAGAGGCTGAACACCGCCGGCTGGTCGAGAAGTGGATTTACGAGGATCTGAGCGACGAGGAGCTGGCGCTGCTGCCCGACGAGTTGAAGCAGCGCACGCGGGATTACTTCCAGGGTCTCGTTGACGAGGCGATAGAGGACGTCAAAGCGGGCCGGGTCGTCGACGGGCCTCGTGCCTTGGCCCGCATGCGGGAGGAGCTGCGGGCGCGGCCTGAATGA
- a CDS encoding PEP-CTERM sorting domain-containing protein has protein sequence MRTLSIVLGLLVLMVGCRQPAPDLEGDLPTEEIRPGPVKFIPLGVLGDPATETSQAFAVSEDGRFVVGSNFVENGPQEAFRWSAESGMIGLGFVPDLTGSGANGVSSDGSVVVGISFSRAGETAFRWTSSSGMQMLPQGGDPVVPSFALDVSADGGSIVGAANTATGHHAFLWTAAAGFRDLGVISGSTGTSEGQSVSGDGSVVVGISTDASQQDFAFRWTAAQGMVALQPLPGATDGSNGGGVSVDGTVAVGNSNFSTSQGLLPRATLWGSDGSPVDLGTLPGGGASQATAVSADGARVVGFASNASGDGEAFVWDAENGLRRLWDVLAQAGAGKGLVGWSLTSAADITPDGHTIVGVGTNPKGRQEAWLAAIP, from the coding sequence ATGCGTACCCTGTCGATCGTTCTGGGGCTTCTCGTCTTGATGGTGGGCTGCCGTCAGCCGGCGCCGGATCTCGAGGGCGACTTGCCGACCGAGGAGATCCGGCCGGGACCGGTGAAGTTCATTCCCTTGGGGGTGCTGGGGGATCCCGCGACGGAGACCAGCCAAGCCTTCGCCGTCTCCGAGGACGGTCGTTTCGTGGTGGGCTCGAACTTCGTCGAGAACGGTCCTCAGGAGGCCTTTCGGTGGAGTGCCGAGAGCGGCATGATCGGTCTCGGCTTCGTCCCCGATCTCACCGGCAGCGGCGCCAACGGGGTGTCTTCGGACGGCTCGGTGGTGGTCGGTATCAGCTTCTCCCGAGCCGGCGAGACGGCCTTCCGTTGGACCTCATCGAGCGGCATGCAGATGCTGCCCCAGGGCGGCGATCCGGTGGTGCCTTCCTTTGCCCTCGATGTCTCCGCCGACGGCGGCAGCATCGTGGGAGCGGCCAACACGGCGACCGGTCATCACGCCTTTCTGTGGACCGCGGCGGCGGGCTTTCGCGACCTTGGGGTGATCTCCGGCTCGACCGGCACCAGCGAAGGGCAGAGCGTCTCCGGAGATGGCTCCGTGGTGGTGGGAATCAGCACCGATGCCAGCCAGCAGGACTTCGCCTTTCGCTGGACCGCCGCCCAGGGCATGGTGGCGCTGCAGCCGCTGCCGGGTGCGACCGATGGCAGCAATGGCGGTGGGGTTTCGGTCGATGGCACGGTGGCCGTCGGCAACAGCAACTTCAGCACCTCCCAGGGCCTGCTGCCGCGGGCCACCCTGTGGGGTAGCGATGGCTCGCCGGTCGATCTCGGCACTCTGCCAGGCGGCGGCGCCAGCCAGGCGACGGCGGTCTCGGCCGATGGCGCGCGGGTGGTGGGCTTCGCCTCCAACGCCAGCGGCGACGGCGAGGCCTTCGTGTGGGATGCGGAGAACGGCCTGCGGCGGCTGTGGGATGTGTTGGCCCAGGCCGGTGCCGGCAAGGGCTTGGTGGGATGGTCCCTCACCAGTGCCGCCGACATCACTCCCGACGGCCACACCATCGTCGGCGTCGGCACCAACCCGAAGGGCCGACAGGAGGCCTGGCTGGCGGCAATTCCTTAG